From Saccopteryx leptura isolate mSacLep1 chromosome 3, mSacLep1_pri_phased_curated, whole genome shotgun sequence, one genomic window encodes:
- the KRCC1 gene encoding lysine-rich coiled-coil protein 1: MVVNLMTHSEKTYDSFQDELQHYIKVQKARGLEPKTCFREMREDYLETCRYKEAVDFRPRDRMFDQRLPSETIQTYPRSCSISQTVENQLSPWLLAHNSRLKLHSLSYCQFSRDCFSENPVPLNLSQQEHNYSSYSIRSRVYKHLPESSTIAHKASHKQIQQKRKRHPEGSQEKSEEKQPKHKRKKGFEEIDLEKHKRIQNNKSDVETVRISAENHKNQKEKKRRDVSKKEGRKHRKEKKEKGKERTEEEMLWDQSILGF; encoded by the coding sequence ATGGTTGTCAACCTAATGACGCATTCAGAGAAGACATATGACTCTTTTCAAGATGAACTTCAACATTATATCAAAGTGCAGAAAGCCAGGGGCTTAGAACCAAAGACTTGTTTCCGAGAGATGAGAGAAGACTATCTGGAAACCTGTAGGTACAAAGAAGCGGTTGATTTCAGACCCAGGGACAGAATGTTTGATCAAAGACTCCCATCTGAAACCATCCAGACCTACCCAAGATCATGCAGTATTTCACAAACGGTAGAAAACCAGTTATCTCCGTGGCTGCTGGCTCATAACAGCAGGCTGAAACTACATTCCCTGAGCTACTGTCAATTCAGCAGGGACTGTTTCTCAGAAAATCCAGTACCCCTGAACCTTAGTCAGCAAGAGCATAATTATAGCTCATACAGTATACGATCTAGAGTTTACAagcacctcccagaaagcagtaCCATTGCCCATAAAGCCAGTCATAAACAGATacaacagaagagaaaaaggcaCCCAGAAGGCAGCCAAGAAAAATCAGAGGAAAAGCAGCCCAAGCATAAGAGGAAAAAAGGTTTTGAAGaaatagatttagaaaaacacAAGAGAATCCAAAATAACAAATCAGATGTAGAAACAGTCAGGATCAGTGCAGAAAATCATAAgaatcaaaaggagaaaaaaaggcgAGATGTGTCTAAGAAGGAGGGTCGTaagcatagaaaagaaaaaaaggaaaaaggcaaagaaaggacAGAAGAAGAAATGCTTTGGGACCAGTCTATCCTTGGATTTTGA